The Penaeus chinensis breed Huanghai No. 1 chromosome 16, ASM1920278v2, whole genome shotgun sequence sequence CCTACTgcagtgacctttgaccttggctATGGCTTTCCCCTGACCCAAGGTGAAAGGATATCATAAGTACTATCTCGACTGTCTACATTTCTTGAAGATAATGACAGCGATAGTGAAGTGCCTGTGGAACCGATTAAAGAAATAGTGATAaggaattcatatacatatatacatacacaaacatacatacacacacacacgcacatatgtatacatatacatatacacatatataaatataaatatatatatatatacatgtccatatatatatatatatatatatatatatatacatatatatataatatatgtacacacacatatatatgtgtgtatatatacatatataggtatatatatacatatatatgtatatatacatatatatacatatatatatgtgtgtgtgtgattatatatatatatatatatatatatatatatatatatatatgtgtgtgtgtgtgtgtgtgtgtgtgcgtgtgtgtgtgtgtgtgtgtttgtgtgtgtatatatatatatatgtgtgtgtgtgtgtgtgtgtgtgtgtgtgtgtgtgtgtgtgtgtgtgtgtgtgtgtgtgtatatatatatatatatatatatatgtgtgtgtgtgtgtgtgtgtgtgtgtgcgcgtgtgtgtgtgtgtgtgtgtgtgtgtgtgtgtgtatatatatatacatatatatatatatatatatgtgtgtgtgtgtgtgtgtgtgtgtgtgtgtaactgtgtgcgtttatatgtatgtgtgtgtacgtgtacgcgtgCCCTAAATCAGATTCTGAAATTCTGGTCTTTTTGCGATGAAATATGAACCATGGGCCCAGAAACCACACCTCTTACCTGCTATGCGCACGACTTCGAAATTTGTTCAGAAGTTGCACGAATGAACGAAAATTCGTTATGCCTTAATGATACAACAGGAACCTGACTTTTCATGGcctgttctcttttcttcgtgtATCTGTTATAGTCTTCGACTTGTATCAGTAAGTGATAAATTGATctataccactttttttttttttttttttttttttagattttgtaaTTTGATATGAAACTgatctttgttcttctttttccctttacaaATGCTTTCTCATTTCTAAGTGTTCTTTTTCCATGTTCTTTTTCCATGTTCTTTTGATCGTTAAGCGCCTGACCTTTGCTGACCtcgttttgtctttccttcttttcgttttctatttctttttcttcctctttcttttacacTTATCAAGCATTTATGAAAGCGTGTTCAACCACTGtccattactgttttttttttttgttctctctctcatgaacAAATGCGAAGTGTGAAGTCACTATTGCATAACATTATATGGGGAATCGGATACGTTACTGATACATTGGATACATAATTAATGATACAAATAGGATGTCAGAGACGAATGAATCAGTATACATAATGGTATAATATCTGATAGTATTTTAATAAAGGGGTCAATTGAACTTCTAACTAATAGGGATCGAgggatagaaaaatataaatggagaAATGGCCGACACGATGCAGTTATTTacgcattcattttttttttttttttctgcacccgTCTATTTGGTTATttgatttcttgctttctttccttcactttctttctttccttccttccttcctttatgcCTTCATTCCTCTCagtcctcgttctcttcttctcttttattcttcattcttccatcccttctccttatctttatccgcctttcctcctcccttccttccctaactccttcctttcctccttctgttccctgcttccctctttccctctctccttcccttacttccctttatcccacctttccccctcccctccttcccctcttacttccttcccttccctcccaccccttcccttcctcctcccctccccacactttccctccctcctccccttccctccttcctcccctcccctccctccctcactctcctccctcctccctccttccttccctccccttcccccctaccttcctttccGCTACAAGGACCTTCATtctactttccctcccccaccctctctctctctctctctctctctctctctctctctctctctctctctctctctctctctctctctctctctctctctctctctctcttctctctctctctctctctctctctcttctctctctctctctctctctctctctctctctctctctctctctctctctctctctctctctctttctctctctctctctctctctctctctctctctctctctttcttgctctctctctctctctctctctctctctctctctctctctctctctctctctctctctctctctctctctctctctctctctctctctctctctctctctctctctctctctctctctctctctctctctctctctctctctctctctctcctccgcccttaATGTATCGGTAAATCTCCTTTCAATCCAAACAAGGTAAAGGGCATGAAGGACGCAAAAGTAAAGATATCAGATCAAACGAGTTGTAGTAGagtcctgttgttgttgttgttttttagaccAAGTGTTTTGTGTaactggaaaaagaagaaatctggTGTGTTTTCTGTAATTTCTGGCAAGTCTGAATCGTTTACGTAcatttattgattcatttgtGCATCTGCGTTCTGGGGCAGCGTTTTGCCGTGTATTGTGGTAAGCGCAATATGAGTGTTTAGTGTGAATTTGAACGTCTACGATGAATAAAGGTTATATTATTATCCGAGTTTCATATGTGATAGAAAATAAAACCTTTGCTGGTGCCAAGCTTACAGCATATTAGCTTGGGTGTCTTGTAGTGCAAATGAGCAAAATTTAGTGTCTTGTGATATTGTATTGCAGCAATGTTTGCCAAAGCTAAATGGATATCTGATAATGTTTTAACTGTTGTTAATATGATAGTCGTTGATACCGATGGAATTAGCTTTTTCGAAGTAATCGCAAATTGAAGGTGATTGTTTTTTgctttgggagggggggagtagtatTTGACGTTATTCAaagtaataatttaaaaatgtGTTTATAGTGAATGATTGTTGTGGTAAGTTATTAGATATTTAAAGATTTGATATGGCTTTGCTATATCGATATTTCGTGAAATTTAAAAACCATGAGATATAAttcatttaatgataataaatattaaaggTGATGATATACATTCGGCCTGTTTTTCAAGGGTCAGTTCGCCTCGCTATCATTTCTGTGTTTTCTTGTCTCTTccgttcttcttccttgtctcgtttctttttccctctctctatttgtcgtcgtcgtcttcgtcccCCTCGAGGTCGGCCTGCTCGCCGTCAGCGCGGACGCCGCCGGCGGAGGGCACGGCGTTGGACTCGAGGACGCGGAAGCCCTTGTCGTCGGCGATGTACTTCACCACGAACTCGATGCCCTCGGGGCTCTCCCACCTGCAGGAGGAAGACGTGTCAGGAACATGTTAGACAAGATCTAATCGtctaatggatggatgaatatatagataaatagacagataggcagacagacagacagacagatagataaacaggtagatagatagacacagggtCAAAAGAATACTAGGTCCATTCAGGCAGTTTCACCTGCAGAAAAAGAGACGAAATCCTGAGCGGATGTGGAAGAAACTTACGTGATTTCCTCCTGTATGCTTGTTTATGTTATGACGGCATATTGCATCTCTAATATACTCATAGATCAAATGAATTTAAAGCAGGGTACTGATTGCATCAGTCTTCCTCACGATTCTAATATAGACGATCCAACATAGTAGCGCCATGCTTATATTCCAAAATAGAAGTTACGCAAAGATGTCTAGACTTCTCTCACATGTATTCGCCAGTGACGGCCTTGCCTGGCTCGCCCTCCTGGTCGTGCTCGGCGTCGTCGCCCTCGAAGTCAAGGATCTCATCGGGgcgggcggcggcgagggcggccaggccaaggaggacgaggagctgtggaggaggaaagaatatattaaaggtggaagagaaaagggtaaatattaCAT is a genomic window containing:
- the LOC125033650 gene encoding cuticle protein CP575-like, which translates into the protein MKVTLLVLLGLAALAAARPDEILDFEGDDAEHDQEGEPGKAVTGEYMWESPEGIEFVVKYIADDKGFRVLESNAVPSAGGVRADGEQADLEGDEDDDDK